The Lagenorhynchus albirostris chromosome 6, mLagAlb1.1, whole genome shotgun sequence genome includes a window with the following:
- the LOC132521675 gene encoding large ribosomal subunit protein eL29: MAKSKNHTTHNQSRKWHRNGIKKPRSQRYESLKGVDPKFLRNMRFAKKHNKRGLKKMQANNAKAVTARAEAIKTLVKPKEVKPRIPTGGSRKLSRLAYIAHPRLGKRARARIAKGLRLCRPKSQAKAQTKAKAAGAAAAPAVAPAPAPKGAQAPTKAPE, encoded by the coding sequence ATGGCCAAGTCCAAGAACCACACCACGCACAACCAGTCCCGAAAATGGCACAGAAACGGCATCAAGAAACCCCGATCACAACGATATGAATCTCTTAAGGGGGTGGACCCCAAGTTCCTGAGGAACATGCGTTTTGCCAAGAAGCACAACAAGAGGGGCCTGAAGAAGATGCAGGCCAACAACGCCAAGGCCGTAACTGCACGTGCTGAGGCTATCAAGACTCTTGTAAAGCCCAAGGAGGTCAAGCCCAGGATCCCAACGGGCGGCAGCCGCAAGCTCAGTCGACTTGCCTACATTGCTCACCCCAGGCTCGGGAAACGTGCTCGTGCCCGCATCGCCAAGGGTCTCAGGCTCTGCCGGCCAAAGTCCCAGGCCAAGGCTCAAACCAAGGCGAAGGCTGCAGGTGCAGCTGCGGCTCCGGCTGTGGCTCCCGCTCCCGCTCCCAAAGGTGCCCAGGCCCCCACAAAGGCTCCAGAGTAG